The following proteins come from a genomic window of Solwaraspora sp. WMMA2065:
- a CDS encoding DUF4177 domain-containing protein, whose protein sequence is MQKWEYVTVPLLVHATKQILDNWGEDGWELVTVIPGPNPDQLVAYLKRPKS, encoded by the coding sequence ATGCAGAAGTGGGAGTACGTCACCGTGCCACTGCTGGTGCATGCCACCAAGCAGATCCTCGACAACTGGGGTGAGGACGGCTGGGAACTGGTCACCGTGATCCCCGGTCCCAACCCGGACCAGCTGGTGGCGTACCTGAAGCGGCCCAAGTCGTGA
- a CDS encoding RidA family protein — protein sequence MTAGPHARLAELGLSLPTVVPPVAAYVPAVRSGQHVYVSGQLPMADGALLAVGKVGAEVTPEQGRELAGRCALNALAAIDALVGLDAVTRIVKVTGFVASTAGFTGQPAVINGASELFGEVFGDAGRHARSAVGVAELPLGAPVEVEVVVEVA from the coding sequence GTGACCGCCGGACCACACGCCCGCCTCGCTGAACTGGGGCTGAGCCTGCCGACTGTGGTCCCGCCGGTGGCCGCCTACGTTCCGGCGGTCCGCTCCGGTCAGCACGTCTACGTCTCCGGCCAACTGCCGATGGCCGACGGAGCGCTGCTCGCCGTTGGCAAGGTGGGTGCCGAGGTGACCCCCGAACAGGGCAGGGAGCTGGCCGGCCGGTGTGCGCTGAACGCGCTCGCCGCGATCGACGCCCTGGTCGGCCTCGACGCCGTGACCCGGATCGTCAAGGTCACCGGATTCGTCGCCTCGACCGCCGGCTTCACCGGCCAGCCCGCCGTGATCAACGGGGCCTCGGAGCTGTTCGGCGAGGTCTTCGGTGACGCCGGCCGGCACGCCCGCAGCGCCGTCGGGGTGGCCGAACTTCCGCTCGGTGCGCCGGTCGAGGTGGAGGTCGTCGTCGAGGTCGCCTGA
- a CDS encoding MBL fold metallo-hydrolase, whose amino-acid sequence MTAHVTTPAAALASDLPGWATLVRAPNPGPMTLDGTNTWVLRRPGERYGVLVDPGPADAGHLDRLAQHGPYSMILVTHGHPDHVEAVPAAAERFQAPVRGLTADHQVQQPDRLGDGTVLDAAGLTVTVLATPGHTADSACFLVAGPDGRQAVLTGDTILGRGTTVVAWPDGDLGDYLTSLRRLAAYDEVTALPGHGPALADCAAAARFYLAHRQARLDQVRQVVARGVTAPAAVVAEVYATVDRALWPAAEWSVRAQLAYLRGPTDSAAGDRESTPGRTGLERQ is encoded by the coding sequence ATGACCGCGCACGTCACCACCCCCGCCGCGGCCCTGGCCAGCGATCTGCCGGGCTGGGCGACCCTGGTGCGGGCACCCAACCCCGGGCCGATGACGCTGGACGGCACCAACACCTGGGTGCTGCGCCGGCCGGGCGAGCGGTACGGCGTCCTCGTCGACCCGGGTCCGGCCGACGCCGGGCATCTCGACCGGCTGGCGCAGCACGGCCCGTACTCGATGATCCTGGTGACCCACGGGCACCCGGACCATGTCGAGGCGGTGCCGGCGGCCGCCGAGCGGTTCCAGGCCCCGGTCCGGGGCCTGACCGCCGACCACCAGGTGCAGCAACCGGACCGGCTCGGCGACGGGACCGTGCTGGACGCCGCCGGCCTGACCGTCACCGTGCTGGCCACCCCCGGCCACACCGCCGACTCGGCCTGCTTCCTGGTCGCCGGGCCGGACGGGCGGCAGGCCGTGCTCACCGGCGACACCATCCTCGGCCGGGGCACCACCGTGGTGGCCTGGCCCGACGGCGACCTCGGCGACTACCTGACCAGCCTGCGGCGACTCGCGGCGTACGACGAGGTGACGGCGCTGCCGGGGCACGGCCCGGCGCTGGCCGACTGCGCCGCCGCCGCCCGGTTCTACCTGGCCCACCGGCAGGCCCGGCTGGACCAGGTCCGCCAGGTGGTGGCCCGGGGCGTGACCGCACCGGCGGCCGTCGTCGCCGAGGTGTACGCCACCGTCGACCGGGCGTTGTGGCCGGCCGCCGAGTGGTCGGTCCGGGCGCAGCTCGCCTACCTGCGCGGGCCGACCGACAGCGCGGCAGGTGACCGGGAATCGACACCGGGGCGGACCGGGTTGGAACGGCAGTGA